AAagctattttttgtattacatttattaCTAAGTATTAATTATTGTACTTCATTACAGTAGATACACATGCATGCAAGTAAGAATATTGCGTTTAGAATTGGGATGGGTACGTGACTTCGTGGTTTTTCCGTGACACGAGCACGCACGACTCAAAGAACTATGCCCAAGTTGTTAgctgtaattgtaattttatatatagattgTAATCAATCGGACAGACAAACTAAACTAGATCTAAAACACTACACAAACTGTTTTTCTGCCgaatgaaaattcaaattcttcGTGAATAATATTCCGTGAATAATATTGTTCCGAAAATAGTCTAGTGTTGAGTCGTGCGTGTCGTGGGTTCAAAGCATTTATCGTGCGAGTCTGAAGCTTGTGATTCGTGGCGAGCAGTGttgaaaaatgccaaatgcgaAACGCGACCATCTCTCTTCCTTTTGAAATCTCCATCGTGTGttggtttttagttttatttttctttttctttttgcgctTTCTGATATAACAGAACACTACAGTTTATAttggaaatatatgtatgtttatgtatatgtctgtatacttaaaatacattCTCAATTGCACGCTTAATAATACTGTGGGAGTAGCTATGTATATTAATCCAGaatatgtgtaaatatttaaaatatgctttcactgtaaatacaatttaactGTTCATGACTacaacataatatatatatataagtatatacttatgtaattattaatcatttcatttgtacactaacaataaaaacaattatatttgtagCTTAAGTGTAATTAAGAACGTATGTCACATGTTGTCttcgttttcttgttttttaatgtataaaactaattttacCGAGTAACAACTAATACAATTTCACATTACAATGTTGAACTTCCATatctttgctttacttttttaattatagtCTACGCTAGACAGCAATCTTACTGTTGCACTATTGGAtcgttaattattattatttccttttgttttgattaagtAATAAGTAGTGCAGTTAATATGATGGATAggtataattaaattagccAGAAAATAACCACGATTATTGGGTAATATTAATGGCAGGAAGAGCGGTAATCATTCCTTAGGCACTAGATGTCTATCGGTAAACAACTATTCAACTAACAGAGACAAAtcattttgaattgattaGTAACATCATCATTAACATTATTAGACTTGCTTAAAGCCATATTATGTAAGCTAtcacatatttgaaataattgtaatgTCCGCAATTAAAGTGAATGTATGCAACAGGATTATTTTGGGCAGAAGCATGAACTGTATGTAGAACAAATTAATTAGAGTTCGCCGAAGTATTGGAAAGAACCCCTGCGCTTTGGATACAATCATTTTAGTGCTGCAAAACTATCGATTGTGGATAACGATTAACTCTGACTATCGCCATACtattgattaatttaaaatgatttcaaatgcatgcagttaaaagttaaatttagaataaaatatttctgtaatttaaagtgtaatttttaatagttaaTAAAACTATATACGTTAAATTCTATTGATACTATGGATAGTTTTGCAGGACAAATTTAAGTTGAATAGATTAGTGTGTTTAAGCATAGTTAAGTACATATTTAGTGGTGGCTCTATTTCTATATCTATGTCTTTGTTTAACTAAAAACGAGAGTGCTTAAATGGAAGATCCCCTCTGTCTAGGTCTACATTAAAACCCAACTACAGCACTACATATAATCATATTTActtattcttttttgtaactttgttgttgtctcttgtTGCGCTTTTAAAATAGTTAtactacaaataattaaaaactgtcCAACAGTAAActaaatttcacatttcaaatgGCAAATAGTATATGGAGAAAtctttatatatgttatatggtAGTCTGATATGGCCGCTTACTTAAGAACTTTTTAAGTTGAATTCAAATAGTTTTCAGACGGACGCGatgatcgatcgatcgatgtGGTCAACATAGTATATGGTATAATCAATATATAACTGCTATCTtatcatatgtatattgtatgtatatatacatattattgtAACATATTATAAATGTTGGTTATGTGTATGGCATATTTGTTCATTGATATAGAAAATGTGTGTTTGCTGTCAAtgtctttttctttatttggaAGAGTACCATTCGTATAGCTTCTAagaattgttttgtttttgttttcattatatCGATTTctagatatgtatgtagacTTGGATAGACAATGGGAATGGGGagcacatatgtatatagaatatagttttgttttttcttggAATGTAAgttataatatgtatgtatgtatgtaggtgtatatatactttgtatttgtatcttatTTTGGACCCAAAAAGTGTATTCTATTCTCTTCACTGTTCACTGTGTTTAGCTAAAgcttttgcattgcattgatgatatattgaaattgtaaaattgttaaaCGTCTGTTTCATTGCTTGGGTGTCGCTGGAGACTTTGCAACGGCGTCTGATGGGAGATCTGCTTCTGGAGCAGCGGCGGGCCACCAACACCTGGACCACCGATTGCCTCATAGCCTTGGGCGGTGCTGCCGGGCGAGTTGTGGTGCGATCGCGGACTGGGCGGTGTGGGCGTGGCGGGTATCTGATGCCAGTTAATACTGTTCTGAGAAGTGATATTGCGTGTCTTCAGCAGGGGTGGGTTCTTCGTTGACGTCGAGAAGGCCATGCCACGTCGCAGAGGCACTCtgcagatacacagatacacacacacacacgcgtacACACGCACAGTttagttatcgatagtatcgaTAGACGATAGTCGGATGAATGGACATTGAAGATTGAATTACATACAAAATGCGGGGTAGATGGAACAGTTAATTCGCATTCAATGCAAGCGAGTATGGtctagtcgagtgtgctcgacctGCAGATACCCTGTACCCAGCTGATGATGTACACCAcgattcacacacacatacacacacacacacgaaaacAGGACACCAACACATACAAaacgtcacacacacacacacataagcagCCAGTTTATGAAGGGAATGAGggaaagaaaagaatatttatgGAATATGGAACAATTCAACTCAAACCTTTAGCTAacgaaatttgttttctttagcAAGGAGAATTCCTATAATCAGTCGGACAGACACACGGACTCTCAAGAGTACAGGGTATTTGTTGCACCCCTAATTCGACGCTGCTGACTCACCTAGTTGGGCTCGGTGGCGGATACGAAATGCCGCGGTGACTGGGCGATAACAATAAGTTGCCCGAGTGACTAGTTGTTGTGCCCGGCACAAGCAAGGTGTTGTTACTATAAATATGGGTTAAAGTTAGCGGCAAACAACAGACGATATTGACAATCGTGGAGGACTACAACAAAACCACAAAGAAGCAAACTCAAGTACAAATTGTGAGAGATCAGCTAAACTTTTTGTTAATCAGTGGATTAAGAAACCAAAAAGGAAACGAACAGTCGGAAGCATGTACGAACATTAAAGCAGATgatcgaatatatatatgtatctatgtacTTTGTATGCGAATGACAGCGCTAcgattaaagtattttataaaaaaaaataatatatatatagtgtattgtaaaatgtttgattgcttcacaaataacaaaacttagtacaagtatttttaaataatgctAACTATCGATATAAATATGCAGTTCTTAATGATACGAGTGtacagtatatataaatatatatagttgatGTATATATGGACGGTCGTGACGACGTATACAGATAGAGATTAATGACTGACGACTGAAGAATTCCCAATCGCATGATTATAATGAtgagttgtagttgttgttgttgtttttctagATGAGTATGTGAATGGACTTGACATGCTCGCTAGCGATACTTACGTCTGACTGTGCGGTATGCTCAAGTTGGGCAGACTCTGGCCCAAATGGTTGACGGGCTGCACGGACAGCGTGTTGTTTGACGTGGAGGAAATTGTGCCAATCTTTGGCTTGGGCAAACCAGCAAACAAATGCTGTTTACTCTTCGATGGCTGCCCATGATTAGCTGCAAAGAGAATTGTGATTAATATCGCcaattaattaacatatgATTATAGAAATGAGTGACTTAAAGTTGGGAAATACAATTGATTTggaaagaaaattatatttgaaatataacttgtaaaaaattgaatacaattcaattaattcacgtttaaatatgcaatatttttgagCTAATGAAAGATAGATTAAAATCGTTTGTCTTCTagtattcaaaaaatatatcaaattgagTCGAATGTTGATTTCACTTAAGAAATTATTTGCTTCATTACTCTCTATAGAAATTATTGTCATCTTTTGTGAATTGAATTATGTTActaaacttttgttttctttttaaaagaTTATGTGAATTGTTAAGGTTGCCAACATGCTTTTAtcttcttaaaaataataatattgtatctaaaattgaatcgaatttttgcaatttagaaatattttcgATCTATAGAACTTTATTCTCATACTCAAttcgaattcaatttatacacacaattcaatttgttatttatgacTGGCTTACCCATCAAACTGAATCCATCATCGCTGGAGAGGGAGTTGGTCTTCTCAAAGTCGACGGAAATGTTGCGTGAATCGTTCCACTCGACGCTGCCGCTGTGACTGTTGTTGGCACTGGACACATGACTGCACATGGACGAATTGATGGGCGACTTGCGCACACCCAGCGAATCGCCAGTAGCCGCACTCGCTGCACTGCCTCCAAAGCGGAAGCTATCACCGCCATTGCCGCTAATGCCGCGCTTCAGTCTTTGATAGATGGTCTTGGCCCGCCAGAGGGCATCGTACCAGTTCTTGGCCTCCGTGCACTGCAGCGTAAACGCTGTCGTCGCCACATGGAACTCATTGAGATACACACAATTGAGCGTATTATTGGGCGCCAGATGCACAATCAAATGATCCGTTAAATATGGCTGTCGAATAACCTTAAGAGCGCCCAATCCCTTGCGGGCAATCGTTTTGCACACGAGCAATATGTCGGTCAGCAGAAAACAGTGCACATCACTCTTGCTGACGTTGTCCTTGAACTTGTGATCGCCCTCCATGAACAGATGACGCACCTGATAAGCGGGACAACCTCGCATCGGAGCGCACAAATCAAACATCTGGCTGTGCTGCTTGATCAGCTTGTCCAGCACCTCGTTGTTGGTGTCCTGTCAGTAGTAAAGTTAATACTATCCGATAAATTGATCTATTTTACAATCACTTACCACCACTTCGTAGGATTCAATGCGCGCCATGACGCCTTTGAGGCGTTCGCTCTCCTGCCGCATGGTCAGATGATTGTTCACACTGCCCACAAAATTCTCCACACTGTGTATCATAATATCCATCACCTCGATCTCCTCCACATCGTCCATTTGCTTACGAATGGCAGTCAGCAGCAAGCTGTATTTGGTCAGACGTTGCATGGGACGCACCACAATGTCGGCCAGGCGCAGGCGATTGCACATCTTCTGGGACTCACACCAAGCCAAATAAGCGGTGAATAGAGCGTTGTTCTGGTTCAGCTCCTTGCAGTAAAATTGACACGTGCTCTGCTCTGCACAGTAGACCTAAGAAAAGAGCATTACATGTTTGTTAAGTTGTAGAGAATAAGATCTATATCCTTGCACATATTTTCAGATGTTTAAAGCAGGTGAATTGATGAATCAGATTTGAATCTATCTATAAAGTTCTTTAAGTAGTTTTTAGAGTTTGTAgcatagaaaattaaaatttctgatGTGTCCCTTTGTCAAAAATATGCTGCCTTATTTGGTCAGCAATTACTTTTTATAGAAGCACATTAaggtaaattttttaatttttaagtagtTTCTAAAGAATGTATCCCTTTGTCAAAAATATGCTGctttatttgattaattactttttaaatgagcacattttttgaaataaaaagtttttaaaattgcaatattttccACATTTATATTAGTATGGAAAGTGAAACCGTTCAGCAAATGCCGCTACTCACTTTGTAGGGCGCAAATGTGGAGGCAAATGTTATGAAGCCCTCCTGGAAGAAGGCGCACTTCAGTGGCTCTCGTGTCCGCGCGCTATGCGCCACCATCGGATACAACCAGAGTGTCCAGAACTTGATGTTTGCCTCGCAAACAGAACGTATGTTGGAGAACAACCGATGCTGATCGACCTCAATCAGCAGGCGTTCCTCTTGCACCGCCTCCAAGCAGGCCAGAAAGAGCTGTAACCaattaatgattttattaaatgtttcttAAACTTTAATAAGCTCGAGCTTACATCTGTCACAGTTTGCAATGCGTGTATGTAGTAAACCTCAGTGGTGACCAGTTCCCAGATGGCAGTTTGTATCTTAATCTCGCTATCACTCATCGCCTCGCTGTCAACGAAATCCCGCCATGTCTTGTCCATATTCTGCAAATAGTCCAACGAATCCGAGAGTGTTGCATGCTCAAAGCCCAAAGCATCGGGACGCTGTGGCACACCATTCTTGGCAAAGTTGTTCAGCAGCTCGTACAGTTGACTCTGCTGTGGATTTTTGATGCCAAATATGGAAGACCAACGCTGCTTAATCTGTTTGCCCGTCGATTCACTGGTCTCCTCTGTCGAGGCGGAGGAGAGCAGACGCGGTGGTCGTTGACGAGAACCCTGCGGAAGAGAATGAGATATGGGATTAGTTTCAGTTGTGTTGTGTAGTAACAAGTTGGGAACTTAAGTAACCAGCAGTCGATACTCGTTATCCAATAACAAGTTTAAACTGTGTAGCACATATTACTTTGGTTTCATGGGCGACTCTTAAGTATATTATCATAATGAAAagttttatgaaatatttagaatGTTGATGTCTCCATGtcaaaaggaaaataatagagtggtttatttttagttatttttataaatacactTATTAAATGGAAGTTTGGAAGTTGACTAAGTATTAACAAGTTTAAGCTGTGCAGCTTTTTTTGCACTATCTTGGAAAACTTGCAAGGTTATTATCTTAATGTAAtcttatgaaatgaaaacattatTGTTTCAATTGGTAAGCTCGAAAagaacaaattataaaataaatttgaagagCGTGCatcaaaaaatagaaaagtttATTTGATGTTATGATATGAAGAAAAGAGTGAAGAAAACAACAGTCGACGCTTTGcactttataaaattatttcttaaatgacTTTCAAGATTATTATCATGatgaaatgttttattatgtattcATAATACTATTGTTCCAATCTCAAAgagtgaaaagaaaaaattctaaaataagaGTGAGGTGCGTGCATCGAAAATAAGTATTGTTCCCAAATTTAGAAACCCAAGCTCTTGGAGTCTCTGAATAACAAAAGAACTGACAGCTTCGACAGCTCATCTGTACACTCTGCTTTCTTTTCTCAGAAATGCTTTACCTCCTACAACAATTTGTAGTTGGCTCTAAGTTATTGCCACCCTTCCACACTCTGGATACAAAAGAGTACTCACAAATGAAGCTGCTTTCTGCAGAGTCTTGCGACTGTTGTCGCGCTCGGTGACCACCAGATGATGTCCAGCCAAGCTCTCTACGTCGGTGTGCTCGTCCAGTAAACTACTCGCTGCACCTGTCAAGGAATACGAGATGAAGTCAAATAAATCGACCTTTTTATTTAGACTAGAAAACCAACCCGTGTCCAGGTGACTGAGGCTGGGATTGCTGTCGGTGACCGTGATCTGGGAGAAGCTCAGGTTCCGTCTGTCCAATGCCTGTCTAAGTGCATGCCTGGGAATGAAAAGAGAAATGCTTAATCAAAGTGCCATATTATTTCAGTTGGCGCACTTTTCAATTACTTACTGCAGAGTTCTGCCCTTGATCGCGGGGATGAATTCCTCGTCGGGCAACTGCGGTGTTTCCAGGCAAAAGGATACCGAAAAGTATTCCGCACTCGATGcctattgatatatttttgtgcaaacaataaataataatcataatcataaacgtaatcgtaatcgtaatcgtaatcatAATCATATGGTTACACACCGGTTTCTCGTGGgtcgaggaggaggaggacgccagcagccgctgctgttgctgttggtggccAAAGGAATCGAGAGGCGGTATCAGAGTCCCGGGggcagtcgtcgtcgtcgttgtcgttgtgggTGCGGCTGCTTCGTGATGGCATGGCACCACCGTGTCGAGGCCATCCAAGTGGGTGAGACTTTTTGATTTCagctgaaatgaaataaattacaaaactaCCATGTGAGTCATGCTCGCTTTACTGGGGCACAGCAACGACGATGGCAACGGCGACTCCAATATTGATTCACACGCGCATTTCAAtcgcaatttgaatttattcatAGTCAATGCGCATATACTAATCTCATtagcatacataaataaattattattaaacgtCAAACATCTGTTTAAAATGGGCATCAAATTAATATCGatcaaatgcaaagcaaaacaacaaaaagcaaaaaaaataaccaactaggcataaattaacataatcGCCATGTTTTCGGCCATGTAAGTTTAGGGGTTGCTTGTGTGTCCTTTTTTTTGGCCGATTAAAGAGCTACTTTGACCACAGCTTGTGGCTTTAAGATTAgtgtaataaatacaaaatgtatataaataataattataataaataaattgtttacagAGAATATTCCtacacattaaaaaaatttaagtacTGAATTTTAAACGTAAATTTaccaagtaagaaagctgcagtcaagtgtgctcgaatAAGAGCAttacagtgcggtattaactttaaaatataccgcaaaatactacaaatataccaaatgttatttttaaaataccatagagtgcaaaatataccagattgtcagacaaagaaACTAAGTAGGCATTTTTTCCCACACAAAAGtatgttttaaataacttctagaATTTTGATCtgattgcaatatttaatatatattaaactcCTTCTGACAGTTACATAGCTTTTTACTCAATGGGTAAGGGGTATAATTAAGGCTTTAAGTTTTGTACCATAAATACGAATTGTgcataaagaataaatataataaataaattgaccctaaaacaaaaattaaagtaacAATTTGCGAAATTAAATCAGAACCTAAATTTCAATACTAAGAGAAGTTCCCTACTGCTCTtgaaaattctattttttcttACAAAAAACCGACtaacacatatatttatttaacaataatagtaCTGCAAGCATTCTGAAAATGAATTGAGAGTGCTCTGTAATGCAATAAGAAGCACACAAGTTATTTGTGCCTGCATTTAAGTGCACTTCGAATAGTTTGAAGTGGCGGAAAAGTCGACAGCATGCTGATAACCAAAGAGAAATGGGTAGCAAATGGGAAATGGGCAGGTGATTAAAAATGAATCGATCCAAAAAGTAGGAAGGAGAGGGAcgcacataaaaataaattaatgatgaAACTAAAGAGGTAATTACCACTAATAGGCAACTAATTGCTCGTACATCAACTGAgaaactttataaataaaatgaaatgaaacaaaagtaatgtataaattgaaaaggTCTTTATTTTCACATTACGCACACAGTGAgaaaaatacattcaaaaaataagaatatattttttattttaagaattttagaTTCTTAAGAATGcaacttaaaacaaaattaaaatataaatttcattaataaatttaaaaggtTCTTAATATCAGAAAGTTACGTTCTAGAAATATCttaataaagtgaaataaaaacataagtcttaaacactttttatttaaattattaaaacttgtAAAccttacaaataaaaagaattaatagTTATGTATAAGTCTTATAAAGTGTTTTAATCGGAGCGTAAACAAAATACGAGGGATTCTAAAAACACattaaacataatattaaaatgatgttccaaataaattacaaatgttcatcctaaatataaatcataaaaataggtatttaaaatgtattctaTAAATGTATCTTATTAGATTTGGAATGGAAACAAAATTCAAAggatatataaaatattaaattaaacataaatagcAAATTGTAAACTTGGCTTTCAAATGCATTCCTGAATGTAGATCTCTTTTTCTCTGAGTGTAACACGGATGGGAACTGCAGCAAATACTTACTTGAAGTTTGCTCGTGGGCGGCGAGACAACTAGACAGATTTTCATGGTAGCACGTAGAAACTCGTCACGTTTGGTCCTCAGATCTGCGGGCACGGCGATGGGCGAAGTGGCCGTGGGCAGAAATGGATTCAGAGTGTGCACCAGCACCGTGGAGCTGAGACTGTCCGTCGTGGGTGAACTGGACATCGCCACACGTTGTTGCGAATGcagctgatgctgttgctgctgctgctgctgctgttgatgatgatgaagaggaTGTTGATGGGaatgtgtttgctgttgtccTGCTGAATTGTGCTCCTtgtgctgcagcagccgcgTGGGCGAGTTCAAGCTGAAGAGCTTGCGCCTGTGTCGCCCAGGCGTTGACGATGAACTCGATGCCGGACTGGGCGTGGGTCCTTGTGGTCCTGCGTCGCTGTATGTGGACTCCTGCGAGCCGGCTCGACTGTAGCTGGGCGTCGGCATTTGAGTGGAACGCTGCAGTTCCTCGGGCTGCTCTTGGAGATCATCCTGCTCGTAAGTGCTGTGATAGGTGCGTGCGGTAATCTCGGGCAGAAACGGATTGTTGGGTGACGTCAGCGTGTACTGATAATATGCACCCGCATCGCTGCTCTCCACGGGCAGCGTGCCATCTACATCTGTGTCATAGTTGGCCGTCTCCTCGGGAAACGAAGAAGTGTTCAGATCGTGCGAGACAACATGCGTGCCAAGTTGTTCCCATTCCCCCGACGACGAGTTGTATGAGGAGGCAGTGAAGCCATCGTTTGAGTGTCCCTGAAAGCTGCGAGTGCTCTCGTTGCTGCTTTTGAACAGAAAGTTCTGCAGCCTCGTAATGCGCACCGAGCTGCTCTCGCTGGTCAAGCTGCAGCTGCGACTGGCTGTcgcaggagcagcagctgctgctgctgatgtggaggaagctgcagcaactgttggggctgctgctgttggaatACTGCTTTGAGTTAGTGTGGCAGAGTTAACAGGTGCTTCGTTGCGTCGCTTGAGCAGCTGCTCGGGCAGCTCGCTGCTCAGCTCGCCGCCCATTTCGAAGCTCTGCTGACAGGACCAATAATAGATGTTCGACTGCGATCCGAGATcgtagcagctgctgctctcgAGCGAGCTGCTCGAGTTCGTGTTGGTGGCAACGCTGCTCAGATGCTCGTAGGCAAACTCGGGCGGCGTGCACTCGTCGGGACTGTCGAGCAGCAACGCCGTATTAATGTGTCCTCCACCTCCAACTcctcccaatcccaatcccaggCCAGGCAACTGCACCTGACTGGCGACGACCACAGCTGGTCGTTTCTTATTGTCTTGGCTGTCCTCACGCTTCAACTCCAGCGGACTGCGCTCACGATGGCGAAAGGATCGTCGCAGTCGCTCGGCGAGTTTCGATTGCTTGTGTGGCGGCTTCTCTTTGGGCTTCTCCTTGGCGTGTCCCAGGAGCTGCACTTTGTCAGTCTTTGTGTCTTTGCGTGTCTCCTCCAGCAGTTTCTCGTGCATTGTCCACTCGAACTCGAGCActtccagctgctgcttcctgtgtttgctgttgtggttgtggtgtTTGGCAACAATTCTCGCTATTGTCTGTTGGGGTCCCTCTTCTCTATTGTTGGCTAATACGATCTGCAGTTCGGCCAGACTGCCACCCATTACGTTTGTCACTCCGCCCGCAACCAAAAGTTCAGTTCTGTTATTCCCCCTGCCTTGGTCGGATATCTTTAAAAAGTGTTAATTTCCCGCCCCGCCAAATAACAATCAATTATTTCTTAACATTTCCTGTTTCCTTCCCGCTTCACAACTACTTTTCGTTGTACAAACATTTCCTAATCAATTTACTTTGATTATATTCGTTGATTTCAGCTGTAATTGGAAAGCAGATgtaaaatacttatttaattttggtaCGCTGTAAAACTTCTAACTcataaaatatgaagaaaTCGATTCCTGCTTCTTTTGAATCCaaactattcaaattaatttttatgttgcaCATATGGCATAATTATCTAACtctgaaataaaatatataaaatcttaGCAACATTTCCAAGAAttcaaactattttaataaattaatgttacGGATTTTCATTAACATTATAAATTCCTGCGACCTAAATGGAACATTTCGGAaatttaaatctaaaatataatatcattatattttttcaaacatGTTCTCTTTAAAGCATTTCCAAGTTGAGTTTGTAATGGATTGAAGCGACAATAAACTACATattaaacattgaaaataagcAACCCAAACTAAATCTGCTTTTGCCTAAGTTCAcattaaaactgaaaaatgttCCTGCAAGTTTCTATTTAAAACTCTTTCCTTTTCAATTCGAAAactgttgaaaatatttcttatcaTTAATTTACTCAGTTAATCTGACTCATTTATAATAAGAAGACTTAATGCTAACGTCTGCAACTATAGCTTTATATCACTT
This is a stretch of genomic DNA from Drosophila albomicans strain 15112-1751.03 chromosome 3, ASM965048v2, whole genome shotgun sequence. It encodes these proteins:
- the LOC117568579 gene encoding uncharacterized protein LOC117568579 isoform X3 encodes the protein MNSSKEAKSAAKGQKKLQKINNKKQKQQQQQQQQQQLVNGIAKSAKAATKTDEAKPNTRNNNNNNNNNNNNNNNNNISHNNNNNNSSSNNNNHNHNNSSMVQNNNNSNNNNNHNAVSATTTGTTTTGQTTTTTSQSTNITQKFREQYDAERRASLQQQQQQQQQLAGEHLPLKMERSNSIRGKLSRFINHITGSKENLARHDDFKDDNKDKTPFAFTRSRSMILLRRPNRRSFIEPQLEQLSEEAEKSGDPLSPTSPRKNSLANEDCSPILRRRADTASSIKTPVRRQSAQPSTSTPLEESEAESPMVRKPSLVSLTPSELAYNPQLNFQKRRSSTLIASFKSTFSGLTGGKGDGGGGGGGAGGIGGSSNSSSSDKKKDKMNPKWSASLQSLQAIDNMVSYANMSFIDYDKFNGYEKQLERQASIMSLAEQTPPSHLPKLPLPATHSPLASPHTPTSICSTQESTPRTVVMRRKRSTNSLVQRQISTSSRNSSHSFYNLDTDYEHNLDRRQNVYRESLDSRTLELLNQRSRNSYIQDQPLLFDALNLEDGSASRRCALCAQPVTRANSLKRGPQDCVDSAGKPQKQLKSKSLTHLDGLDTVVPCHHEAAAPTTTTTTTTAPGTLIPPLDSFGHQQQQQRLLASSSSSTHEKPASSAEYFSVSFCLETPQLPDEEFIPAIKGRTLQHALRQALDRRNLSFSQITVTDSNPSLSHLDTGAASSLLDEHTDVESLAGHHLVVTERDNSRKTLQKAASFGSRQRPPRLLSSASTEETSESTGKQIKQRWSSIFGIKNPQQSQLYELLNNFAKNGVPQRPDALGFEHATLSDSLDYLQNMDKTWRDFVDSEAMSDSEIKIQTAIWELVTTEVYYIHALQTVTDLFLACLEAVQEERLLIEVDQHRLFSNIRSVCEANIKFWTLWLYPMVAHSARTREPLKCAFFQEGFITFASTFAPYKVYCAEQSTCQFYCKELNQNNALFTAYLAWCESQKMCNRLRLADIVVRPMQRLTKYSLLLTAIRKQMDDVEEIEVMDIMIHSVENFVGSVNNHLTMRQESERLKGVMARIESYEVVDTNNEVLDKLIKQHSQMFDLCAPMRGCPAYQVRHLFMEGDHKFKDNVSKSDVHCFLLTDILLVCKTIARKGLGALKVIRQPYLTDHLIVHLAPNNTLNCVYLNEFHVATTAFTLQCTEAKNWYDALWRAKTIYQRLKRGISGNGGDSFRFGGSAASAATGDSLGVRKSPINSSMCSHVSSANNSHSGSVEWNDSRNISVDFEKTNSLSSDDGFSLMANHGQPSKSKQHLFAGLPKPKIGTISSTSNNTLSVQPVNHLGQSLPNLSIPHSQTVPLRRGMAFSTSTKNPPLLKTRNITSQNSINWHQIPATPTPPSPRSHHNSPGSTAQGYEAIGGPGVGGPPLLQKQISHQTPLQSLQRHPSNETDV
- the LOC117568579 gene encoding pleckstrin homology domain-containing family G member 5 isoform X1; protein product: MNSSKEAKSAAKGQKKLQKINNKKQKQQQQQQQQQQLVNGIAKSAKAATKTDEAKPNTRNNNNNNNNNNNNNNNNNISHNNNNNNSSSNNNNHNHNNSSMVQNNNNSNNNNNHNAVSATTTGTTTTGQTTTTTSQSTNITQKFREQYDAERRASLQQQQQQQQQLAGEHLPLKMERSNSIRGKLSRFINHITGSKENLARHDDFKDDNKDKTPFAFTRSRSMILLRRPNRRSFIEPQLEQLSEEAEKSGDPLSPTSPRKNSLANEDCSPILRRRADTASSIKTPVRRQSAQPSTSTPLEESEAESPMVRKPSLVSLTPSELAYNPQLNFQKRRSSTLIASFKSTFSGLTGGKGDGGGGGGGAGGIGGSSNSSSSDKKKDKMNPKWSASLQSLQAIDNMVSYANMSFIDYDKFNGYEKQLERQASIMSLAEQTPPSHLPKLPLPATHSPLASPHTPTSICSTQESTPRTVVMRRKRSTNSLVQRQISTSSRNSSHSFYNLDTDYEHNLDRRQNVYRESLDSRTLELLNQRSRNSYIQDQPLLFDALNLEDGSASRRCALCAQPVTRANSLKRGPQDCVDSAGKPQKQLKSKSLTHLDGLDTVVPCHHEAAAPTTTTTTTTAPGTLIPPLDSFGHQQQQQRLLASSSSSTHEKPASSAEYFSVSFCLETPQLPDEEFIPAIKGRTLQHALRQALDRRNLSFSQITVTDSNPSLSHLDTGAASSLLDEHTDVESLAGHHLVVTERDNSRKTLQKAASFGSRQRPPRLLSSASTEETSESTGKQIKQRWSSIFGIKNPQQSQLYELLNNFAKNGVPQRPDALGFEHATLSDSLDYLQNMDKTWRDFVDSEAMSDSEIKIQTAIWELVTTEVYYIHALQTVTDLFLACLEAVQEERLLIEVDQHRLFSNIRSVCEANIKFWTLWLYPMVAHSARTREPLKCAFFQEGFITFASTFAPYKVYCAEQSTCQFYCKELNQNNALFTAYLAWCESQKMCNRLRLADIVVRPMQRLTKYSLLLTAIRKQMDDVEEIEVMDIMIHSVENFVGSVNNHLTMRQESERLKGVMARIESYEVVDTNNEVLDKLIKQHSQMFDLCAPMRGCPAYQVRHLFMEGDHKFKDNVSKSDVHCFLLTDILLVCKTIARKGLGALKVIRQPYLTDHLIVHLAPNNTLNCVYLNEFHVATTAFTLQCTEAKNWYDALWRAKTIYQRLKRGISGNGGDSFRFGGSAASAATGDSLGVRKSPINSSMCSHVSSANNSHSGSVEWNDSRNISVDFEKTNSLSSDDGFSLMANHGQPSKSKQHLFAGLPKPKIGTISSTSNNTLSVQPVNHLGQSLPNLSIPHSQTNNTLLVPGTTTSHSGNLLLSPSHRGISYPPPSPTRVPLRRGMAFSTSTKNPPLLKTRNITSQNSINWHQIPATPTPPSPRSHHNSPGSTAQGYEAIGGPGVGGPPLLQKQISHQTPLQSLQRHPSNETDV